TTAATTAGTTGAAAATAACCGATATATGGAAATAAATATGGTTGCATTATCCCTACCTTCATTTCACCAACGCCTCTTTCACTGTTTGAATAATTCTTCGCTGGTCATTAATATCAAGGGAATCGTACAATGGAAGACAAAGTATCCTGCTTGAAACTGAATTAGAGACAGGCATGAATCTCGACTCTACATAATCCAACCTATCTAAGGAAGGGTGAAAATATCTTCTTGGAATAATACCCTTAAGGGATAGTTGCTCTCTGACAAGCAACAGTGATTGTTCGTCTTCTAATATAATAGGAAAGTAACTAAAGTTATTTGAGCAATTAAGGTTTTGTTTTTGTAGCTTCACCAGTGGATCAAATTGAAAAGCAGCCTCATATGCCCTGAACAATTTCTCGCGTTTCTCATTAATTTTTTCTATATCATCTAATACGCAAAGCCCCATAGCCGCTTGAAACTCATTCATTTTTGCATTTATGCCAAGATAGCGCACTCTGTCTGGGCCATCTATTCCAAAGTCAATCATTTTTCGAGCCTTCACATATAAATCCCTATCCTTAATAATTAAAGCCCCACCTTCAATAGTATGAAATAACTTAGTAGCATGAAAGCTTAGTATAGAGATGTCTCCAAAGTTTAGGATGCTTTGATTTTTATACCTAACTCCAAAAGCATGAGCAGCGTCATATACCACTTTTAAGTTGTATTCTTTAGCAATTGCCTCGACTTCATTTATGTCGCAACCATTTCCAAAAACATGCACGGGAACTATCGCTGTTGTTGAATCAGTTATATTTCTTTCAATTTCATCAGGGTTAATATTCAAAGTTTCTTCATCTATATCAGTAAATACTGGTTTTAAATCTTCCCACACTAAACTACTTGTAGTAGCGACAAAAGAAAAAGGAGTTGTAATAACTTCTCCTTGTAATCCCAATAATTTATAAGCAACGGATAAAGCTAAGGTGCCGTTAGAGACAAGCAGAA
This Paenibacillus sp. JZ16 DNA region includes the following protein-coding sequences:
- a CDS encoding DegT/DnrJ/EryC1/StrS family aminotransferase, which encodes MIFVTKPYLPDEEKFNHYVSQIFRSERLTNNGELLLELERRLASYLGVENILLVSNGTLALSVAYKLLGLQGEVITTPFSFVATTSSLVWEDLKPVFTDIDEETLNINPDEIERNITDSTTAIVPVHVFGNGCDINEVEAIAKEYNLKVVYDAAHAFGVRYKNQSILNFGDISILSFHATKLFHTIEGGALIIKDRDLYVKARKMIDFGIDGPDRVRYLGINAKMNEFQAAMGLCVLDDIEKINEKREKLFRAYEAAFQFDPLVKLQKQNLNCSNNFSYFPIILEDEQSLLLVREQLSLKGIIPRRYFHPSLDRLDYVESRFMPVSNSVSSRILCLPLYDSLDINDQRRIIQTVKEALVK